From a single Collimonas pratensis genomic region:
- a CDS encoding diguanylate cyclase domain-containing protein has translation MHKELNLDIDQPPDDYPVMVLLVDDQAMVGEAVRRALANQINIDFHYCAHPDEAIEAAQKTRPTVILQDLVMPGIDGLTLVRQYRANPATRNVPIIVLSTREDPAVKSAAFTAGANDYLVKLPDTIELVARIRYHSRSYVNLLQRDEAYRALRQSQQQLLETNLELQRLTNSDGLTGLANRRYFDEYFSAEWKRAEREQSPLSLLMIDVDDFKLYNDTYGHLAGDTALKQVAESIGGFARRPTDLAARIGGEEFVLVLPSMSREHMETQADKLQAAVHALGIAHATSNNDARVTISIGGASIVPLRGSSQEKLVEAADQALYRAKRGGKNRVEIAQE, from the coding sequence ATGCATAAAGAATTAAATCTCGACATCGACCAGCCGCCAGACGACTATCCGGTGATGGTGCTGCTGGTCGACGACCAGGCCATGGTGGGTGAAGCCGTACGGCGCGCGCTGGCCAACCAGATCAACATCGATTTCCACTATTGCGCGCATCCCGACGAAGCCATCGAGGCGGCGCAAAAAACCCGGCCGACTGTCATCTTGCAGGATCTGGTCATGCCCGGCATCGACGGCCTGACCCTGGTGCGCCAATACCGCGCCAACCCGGCCACCCGCAACGTCCCCATCATTGTGCTCTCGACCCGCGAAGATCCTGCAGTCAAGAGCGCGGCGTTCACCGCCGGCGCCAACGACTACCTGGTCAAGCTGCCCGACACCATCGAACTGGTGGCGCGTATCCGCTATCATTCGCGCTCCTACGTCAACCTGCTGCAGCGCGATGAGGCCTACCGTGCGTTGCGCCAGAGCCAGCAACAGCTGCTGGAAACCAATCTGGAACTGCAGCGCCTGACCAATTCCGACGGCCTCACCGGGCTCGCCAACCGCCGTTACTTCGACGAGTATTTCAGCGCCGAATGGAAGCGTGCCGAACGCGAGCAAAGCCCGCTCTCGCTGCTGATGATCGATGTCGACGACTTCAAGCTCTACAACGACACCTATGGCCATCTGGCCGGCGACACTGCCCTCAAGCAGGTGGCGGAAAGCATAGGCGGCTTCGCCCGGCGCCCGACCGACCTGGCGGCGCGCATCGGCGGCGAAGAATTCGTACTGGTGCTACCATCGATGTCGCGCGAGCACATGGAGACCCAGGCCGACAAGCTGCAGGCGGCGGTGCACGCCTTAGGCATTGCGCATGCCACCTCCAACAACGACGCCCGCGTCACCATCAGCATCGGCGGCGCCAGCATCGTTCCGCTGCGCGGCAGCTCGCAGGAAAAACTGGTGGAGGCCGCTGACCAGGCTCTCTATCGCGCCAAGCGCGGCGGCAAGAACCGGGTCGAGATCGCTCAGGAATAA
- a CDS encoding TonB-dependent siderophore receptor, giving the protein MTTNTTACTTPVPAFSSKLCNPPALRAMSLAVTLTLAAAPQLALAQQAAAAAEDAALPEVVVTAGSDRQKPSEKTGSYTVRNSNSATKMDMSLRETPQSVSVVTRARMDDFKLDSVDQVLAGTTGVTVEKVETNRTYFTARGFDITNFQYDGVGIPLTFGLQNGDLDTAIYDRVEIVRGANGLTSSTGNPSATVNFVRKRPTYDFQAATGVSYGSWNTRRIDADVSGALNSAGTVAARVVAAHEDGNSYLDRYQPSKDIFYGVIEANLSNDTLLTLGYSYQKNDGKGAIWGALPLYYSDGLPTDYARSTSTAANWSRWNSEEQRAFIELNHHFDNDWQWKTTLSHNKLTTDGKLFYVYGTPDRSSGAGLFSYPSLYNSDNQQTVIDSYLSGKYMLGGRQHDLTVGASWSRATLNDISHYGQGIGTPLTAGGAFDGSYPEPAFDASTDGSSYTDKRKTVYGATRLNLADDLKLLLGANYTSSDTTGLAYGVSRQTSASKATPYAGLVYDLSKNVSAYASYTEIFNPQYQTDSSGATLKPLEGKSYELGLKSEFFNKKLNASAALFRVEQSNASEQAGYIGAKAYYRGIQAHSEGLELDLSGELAQGLQGSLGYTVMTIKDADGNSARNYVPKKLLRMALTYQIPQIEKLRVGASVNWQGKTSQLQTPAITTVQESYTLLNLMARYDISKQLSVTANLNNVTNKKYIQSLYATQGYYGAPINGSLALNWKY; this is encoded by the coding sequence ATGACAACCAACACCACGGCGTGCACCACGCCTGTGCCTGCTTTTTCATCTAAACTGTGCAATCCACCGGCCTTGCGTGCCATGAGTCTGGCGGTGACGCTGACCCTGGCAGCCGCGCCGCAACTGGCGCTGGCACAGCAGGCGGCGGCAGCCGCCGAGGACGCGGCTTTGCCGGAAGTGGTGGTGACGGCCGGCAGCGACCGCCAAAAGCCGAGCGAGAAAACCGGCAGCTATACCGTGCGCAACAGTAATTCGGCTACCAAGATGGACATGTCGCTGCGCGAAACGCCGCAGTCGGTGTCGGTAGTCACGCGCGCCAGGATGGACGATTTCAAGCTCGACAGCGTCGACCAGGTGCTGGCCGGCACCACCGGCGTCACCGTCGAGAAGGTGGAAACCAACCGTACCTATTTCACCGCGCGCGGTTTCGATATCACCAATTTCCAGTACGACGGCGTCGGCATCCCGCTGACTTTCGGCCTGCAGAACGGCGACCTCGATACCGCCATCTACGATCGCGTGGAGATCGTGCGTGGCGCCAACGGCCTGACGTCTTCTACCGGCAATCCATCCGCCACGGTCAATTTCGTGCGCAAGCGTCCGACTTACGATTTCCAGGCAGCTACCGGCGTCAGCTACGGTTCCTGGAACACGCGCCGCATCGATGCCGACGTCTCCGGCGCGCTCAACAGCGCCGGCACCGTGGCGGCGCGGGTGGTGGCAGCGCATGAGGATGGTAATTCCTACCTGGACCGCTACCAGCCGAGCAAGGATATCTTTTACGGCGTGATTGAAGCAAACCTCAGCAACGATACCTTGCTGACCCTGGGCTACAGCTATCAAAAGAACGACGGCAAGGGGGCGATATGGGGCGCCTTGCCGCTGTATTACAGCGACGGTTTGCCGACCGACTATGCCAGGAGCACCAGCACCGCGGCAAACTGGTCGCGCTGGAATTCCGAGGAACAGCGCGCGTTCATCGAATTGAATCATCATTTCGACAACGACTGGCAATGGAAGACCACGCTCAGCCACAATAAACTGACGACCGACGGCAAACTGTTCTATGTCTACGGCACGCCGGACCGCAGCAGCGGCGCCGGTCTGTTCAGCTATCCGTCGCTGTATAACTCCGACAACCAGCAGACCGTGATCGACAGCTACCTCAGCGGCAAATACATGCTGGGCGGCCGCCAGCACGACCTGACCGTCGGCGCCAGCTGGTCGCGCGCGACGCTCAATGACATATCGCATTACGGCCAGGGCATCGGCACGCCGCTGACGGCCGGCGGGGCGTTCGACGGCAGTTATCCGGAACCGGCCTTCGATGCGTCGACTGACGGCAGCAGCTACACCGACAAGCGCAAGACCGTGTACGGCGCCACGCGCCTGAACCTGGCCGATGATCTCAAGCTGCTGCTGGGAGCCAACTACACCAGCTCCGATACCACCGGCCTGGCTTATGGCGTCAGCCGCCAGACCAGTGCCAGCAAGGCTACGCCGTATGCGGGCCTGGTGTACGACCTCAGCAAGAATGTATCTGCCTACGCCAGCTACACCGAGATTTTCAATCCGCAATACCAGACTGACAGCAGCGGCGCGACCTTGAAGCCACTGGAAGGCAAGAGTTATGAGCTGGGTTTGAAGAGTGAATTCTTCAACAAGAAGCTGAATGCATCTGCAGCGCTGTTCCGGGTTGAGCAAAGCAATGCATCAGAGCAGGCCGGCTATATCGGCGCCAAGGCTTACTACCGCGGCATCCAGGCACATTCGGAAGGGCTGGAGCTGGACCTCTCCGGCGAACTGGCGCAAGGTTTGCAGGGCAGCCTCGGTTATACGGTCATGACGATCAAGGATGCGGATGGCAATTCAGCCCGGAACTACGTGCCGAAAAAATTGTTGCGCATGGCGCTGACTTACCAGATTCCGCAAATCGAAAAGCTGCGCGTCGGCGCCAGCGTCAACTGGCAAGGCAAGACCAGCCAACTGCAGACGCCGGCCATCACCACCGTACAGGAAAGCTACACGTTGCTGAACCTGATGGCGCGCTACGATATCAGCAAGCAGCTGAGCGTCACCGCCAACCTCAACAACGTCACCAACAAAAAGTACATCCAGAGCCTGTACGCAACGCAAGGCTATTACGGCGCGCCGATCAACGGCAGCCTTGCGCTTAACTGGAAATACTAA
- a CDS encoding cation diffusion facilitator family transporter has protein sequence MSAGHTHALPSGGNERYIWIALGLTSTFLVVEVIGGLVTGSLALISDAAHMLTDTMALAIALAAIRIAKRAADARRTFGYHRFEILAAAFNAVLLFLVAMYILYEAYQRFRSPAEIQSTGMLVIATFGLIVNLISMRLLSSGKDASLNVKGAYLEVWSDMLGSLGVIAGALLIRYTGWTWVDSAIAVLIGVWVLPRTWILLKESINILLEGVPEGMDIEKVQAAMRAVPGVLSVHDFHLWAVTSGKASLTAHVVYDVAYSAEQQLLPALKEILASQFAVYHTTLQFETLPCAHTEDGCNYSAPPQPHDESETRVHG, from the coding sequence ATGAGTGCAGGCCATACACACGCGTTGCCTAGCGGCGGCAATGAGAGATATATCTGGATTGCGCTCGGCCTGACCTCGACCTTCCTGGTGGTTGAAGTGATCGGCGGACTGGTCACCGGCAGCCTGGCGCTGATATCCGACGCTGCCCACATGCTGACCGACACCATGGCGCTGGCGATCGCACTGGCGGCGATCCGCATCGCCAAACGAGCGGCCGACGCGCGCCGCACCTTCGGCTATCACCGCTTCGAGATCCTGGCGGCGGCTTTCAATGCCGTGCTGCTGTTCCTGGTGGCGATGTATATCCTGTACGAGGCCTACCAGCGCTTCCGCAGCCCGGCCGAGATCCAGTCCACCGGCATGCTGGTTATTGCTACCTTCGGTCTGATCGTCAACCTGATCAGCATGCGCCTGCTGAGCAGCGGCAAGGATGCCAGCCTGAACGTCAAAGGCGCCTACCTGGAAGTCTGGAGCGACATGCTGGGTTCGCTCGGCGTCATCGCCGGCGCCTTGCTGATCCGCTATACCGGCTGGACCTGGGTCGATTCGGCGATTGCGGTGCTGATCGGCGTGTGGGTGCTGCCGCGTACCTGGATACTGCTGAAGGAGAGCATCAATATCCTGCTGGAAGGCGTGCCTGAAGGCATGGACATAGAAAAAGTGCAGGCGGCGATGCGCGCCGTGCCGGGCGTGCTGAGCGTGCACGACTTTCACTTGTGGGCGGTCACCAGTGGCAAGGCCAGCCTGACTGCGCACGTGGTCTACGACGTGGCGTACTCGGCAGAGCAGCAGTTGCTGCCGGCGCTCAAGGAAATCCTGGCGTCGCAGTTTGCGGTGTATCACACCACCTTGCAGTTCGAGACGCTGCCTTGCGCTCATACCGAGGATGGCTGCAACTACAGTGCGCCGCCGCAGCCGCACGATGAATCCGAGACGCGTGTCCACGGCTAG
- a CDS encoding zinc ribbon domain-containing protein, producing the protein MRSCQSDTLTAKEHQMSFLKNLLNMGHHGSGNNSHQQRNKHHGGSQAHGGSRQNDWGNVPGNPNNCVSCNFGNAAGARFCQQCGNTLQPKNCGACGVAKIAGAKFCANCGTQQ; encoded by the coding sequence ATGAGGTCATGTCAATCCGACACGCTAACTGCGAAGGAGCATCAAATGAGTTTCCTCAAGAATCTGCTGAACATGGGGCATCACGGTAGCGGCAATAACTCGCACCAGCAACGTAACAAGCATCATGGCGGTTCGCAGGCGCATGGCGGCAGCCGGCAGAACGATTGGGGAAATGTCCCCGGCAATCCGAATAATTGCGTAAGTTGCAATTTCGGCAATGCGGCCGGCGCCCGCTTTTGCCAGCAGTGCGGCAATACACTGCAGCCGAAAAACTGTGGCGCTTGCGGCGTAGCGAAGATAGCCGGGGCGAAATTCTGCGCCAATTGCGGTACGCAGCAATAA
- a CDS encoding CHRD domain-containing protein has protein sequence MTKLLKKVRLSLFASLTLALLLGACSSMSMDQNHISEVTLDGAHEVPPTNSAASGSATIKIASDKTVSGTINTRGIQGKMAHIHEGALGVNGPVLVPLTKVGDNTWEVPAGTKFTDAQYASYLAGKLYVNVHSASNPGGEIRGQILP, from the coding sequence ATGACTAAGCTGCTTAAAAAAGTAAGGCTATCGTTGTTCGCTTCTCTCACCCTGGCTTTGCTGCTGGGAGCATGTTCGAGCATGTCGATGGACCAAAACCACATCAGCGAAGTGACCCTGGACGGCGCCCATGAAGTACCGCCGACCAACTCGGCAGCGAGCGGCAGCGCAACCATCAAGATCGCCTCGGATAAAACCGTCAGCGGCACTATCAACACCCGCGGCATCCAAGGAAAGATGGCCCACATCCACGAAGGCGCGCTGGGCGTGAACGGTCCGGTGCTGGTGCCTCTGACCAAGGTCGGCGATAACACCTGGGAAGTCCCGGCCGGCACCAAGTTCACCGACGCCCAGTACGCCAGCTACCTGGCCGGCAAGCTCTATGTCAACGTCCACAGCGCCAGCAATCCCGGCGGCGAAATCCGCGGCCAGATACTGCCCTGA
- a CDS encoding phosphatidate cytidylyltransferase, with protein sequence MLSSLVAGSSTVSAMLVLYLMLAMASLGAAFKTRAVAHSQLRLQINAWWLIFPLVSLSLLLYPAGPALLALLICILALRELTQHYRGSRRLFLFHCTVTLALAAALSWQQPYFAMLLLPWMMLAQFAYFLWRRQTDQLLLLLFFSTCCGLSFIVQLMHLSLAEETRIAWLFYLFAMTALNDIGQFIAGKTLGKHTIAARISPNKTWQGLFGGVLASMLASVLLGSYLQLASLPQLLLLALLMSLGGFTGDMLFSAAKRFLGIKDFSSLIPGHGGILDRVDSLVVTAPLLYFALYFSHQG encoded by the coding sequence GTGCTTTCATCGCTGGTCGCCGGCTCTTCCACAGTCTCTGCCATGCTGGTCCTTTACCTGATGCTGGCAATGGCGTCCTTGGGCGCGGCCTTCAAAACCAGAGCGGTGGCGCACAGCCAGTTGCGTCTGCAGATTAACGCCTGGTGGCTAATCTTCCCTTTGGTGAGCCTCAGTCTGCTGCTTTACCCGGCCGGCCCAGCTTTGCTTGCGCTCTTGATTTGCATCCTGGCTCTGCGCGAACTGACTCAGCACTACCGCGGCTCCCGCAGGCTGTTCTTGTTTCACTGCACGGTCACGCTAGCGCTGGCCGCGGCATTGAGCTGGCAACAGCCCTATTTTGCGATGCTTCTGCTGCCGTGGATGATGCTGGCGCAGTTTGCTTACTTCTTGTGGCGCAGACAAACGGATCAACTGCTGCTGCTACTGTTTTTCTCTACCTGCTGCGGACTCAGCTTCATCGTCCAGCTGATGCATCTGTCGCTGGCGGAGGAAACCAGGATCGCCTGGCTGTTTTACCTATTCGCGATGACGGCATTGAATGACATCGGCCAGTTCATCGCCGGGAAAACGCTGGGAAAGCACACGATCGCCGCACGCATCAGCCCAAACAAGACCTGGCAAGGCCTGTTCGGCGGAGTGCTGGCCAGCATGCTGGCGTCCGTGCTGCTGGGCAGCTACCTGCAGTTGGCCAGCCTGCCGCAATTGCTGCTCCTTGCGTTATTGATGTCGCTCGGCGGCTTCACCGGCGACATGCTGTTTTCCGCCGCCAAACGGTTTCTGGGCATCAAGGATTTTTCCAGCCTGATTCCGGGCCATGGCGGTATCCTGGACCGTGTCGACAGCCTGGTGGTGACGGCGCCTTTGCTGTATTTCGCACTATACTTTTCACATCAAGGATGA
- a CDS encoding bifunctional alpha/beta hydrolase/class I SAM-dependent methyltransferase produces MKVESPTAWTQIESGFDSVDQTRLFYRTWQPKISRPDGVKRALIFLHRGHEHSGRIQPLVEQFGYQEDWAFAWDARGHGHSPGERGDAPSFEILVQDFDAFIRHIQLRHGIQPENMLIVANSVGAVIAATWLHDYAPRVRGVIMAAAAFDINLYVPLAKPALRLATCFKPGLFVTSYIRSSMLTHSPEQARSYDQDRLIAKSISARVLLDLADTAKRIVQDAAAIDTPILMLAAEKDFVVKQAPQKAFFERLSSPLKRYILLKDCYHAVFYERDTSEAIEASRKFIHECFLQDPLPPHHYHNADLQSHSASQYAALQNGATGSAIGKAFYGIQRAMLGTLGSLSNGMAIGKLHGFDSGASLDYVYRNQAGGGLLIGKTIDRGYLDAIGWRGIRQRKAQLQQLLAELIIRHQGEQPLRILDIAAGSGRYVLETVKRFQDKAIEVTLRDFDAHNLEQANKLADHLQLRTAIEYQQRDAFDPASYPSDEQPYDIVIVSGLYELFSENAMVLRSLQGIARQLKRGGHLIYTGQPWHPQLDMIAQTLTNHRGAPWLMRPRPQAEMDALVASIGCQKIASQIGIAGIFTVSAAQKSAEPAAGD; encoded by the coding sequence ATGAAAGTTGAAAGCCCTACGGCATGGACCCAGATCGAATCCGGCTTCGATAGCGTCGATCAGACGCGTTTGTTCTATCGTACTTGGCAACCGAAGATCAGCCGCCCCGACGGCGTCAAGCGAGCTTTGATCTTCCTGCATCGCGGCCACGAGCACTCTGGACGGATCCAGCCGCTGGTGGAACAGTTCGGCTACCAGGAAGACTGGGCCTTTGCCTGGGACGCTCGCGGCCACGGCCATTCGCCGGGCGAACGCGGCGATGCGCCCAGTTTCGAGATACTGGTGCAGGATTTCGATGCTTTCATCCGGCACATTCAGCTGCGCCATGGCATCCAGCCGGAAAACATGCTGATCGTCGCCAATAGCGTCGGCGCTGTCATCGCGGCGACCTGGCTACACGATTACGCGCCGCGGGTGCGCGGCGTGATCATGGCGGCCGCCGCCTTCGACATCAATTTGTATGTGCCGCTGGCCAAGCCGGCGTTGCGCCTGGCAACCTGTTTCAAGCCAGGCCTGTTCGTCACCAGCTATATCCGCTCCTCCATGCTGACGCACTCGCCCGAGCAGGCCAGGAGCTACGACCAGGACAGGCTGATCGCCAAAAGCATTTCGGCGCGCGTGTTGCTGGACCTGGCGGATACCGCAAAGCGCATCGTGCAGGACGCCGCAGCCATCGACACGCCGATCCTGATGCTGGCGGCGGAAAAGGATTTCGTGGTCAAGCAGGCGCCGCAGAAAGCCTTCTTTGAACGCCTGTCGTCACCGCTGAAACGCTACATCCTGCTGAAGGATTGCTACCACGCGGTTTTCTACGAGCGCGACACCAGCGAAGCCATCGAAGCCAGCCGCAAATTCATCCACGAATGCTTCCTGCAAGATCCGCTGCCGCCGCACCACTATCATAACGCCGACCTGCAAAGCCATAGCGCCAGCCAGTACGCCGCGCTACAAAACGGCGCAACCGGCAGCGCTATCGGCAAGGCCTTCTATGGCATCCAGCGCGCCATGCTCGGCACCTTGGGATCGCTCAGCAACGGCATGGCGATCGGCAAATTACATGGTTTCGATTCAGGCGCTTCACTCGACTACGTGTACCGCAACCAGGCTGGCGGCGGCCTGCTGATCGGCAAAACCATCGACCGCGGCTATCTGGACGCCATCGGCTGGCGCGGCATCCGCCAACGCAAGGCACAGCTGCAGCAGCTGCTGGCCGAGCTGATCATCCGGCACCAGGGCGAGCAGCCGCTGCGCATACTCGACATCGCTGCCGGCTCGGGGCGTTACGTGCTGGAGACCGTCAAGCGTTTCCAGGACAAGGCCATCGAAGTCACCCTGCGCGACTTTGACGCACATAACCTGGAGCAGGCGAACAAGCTGGCCGATCATTTGCAGCTGCGCACCGCCATCGAATACCAGCAGCGCGACGCCTTCGATCCTGCCAGCTACCCGTCCGACGAGCAGCCGTATGACATCGTGATCGTCTCCGGCCTGTACGAGCTGTTCAGCGAAAACGCCATGGTGCTGCGTTCCCTGCAAGGCATCGCGCGCCAGTTGAAAAGAGGCGGCCATCTGATCTATACCGGCCAGCCCTGGCATCCACAGCTAGACATGATCGCCCAGACCCTGACCAACCATCGTGGCGCGCCATGGCTGATGCGGCCGCGGCCGCAAGCGGAAATGGATGCGCTGGTGGCCAGCATCGGCTGCCAGAAAATCGCCAGCCAGATCGGCATCGCCGGGATTTTTACGGTGTCGGCGGCGCAGAAAAGTGCAGAGCCTGCCGCAGGCGATTGA
- a CDS encoding CDP-alcohol phosphatidyltransferase family protein, giving the protein MTFSIYQLKPKFQQLLSPLLKGLVRLRVTPNQVTVLALLLSLAYGVALALFPHCLGLWFGLPLFLLLRMGLNAIDGMLANATGQKTRLGALLNEMCDQVSDMALYLPFALLAGIHAPLLVIVLMLALLAEFAGVLAATIGAPRRFDGPMGKSDRAFAFGLLACLSATGGAPHWLNAALLLILVLSLWTVINRLRQALHFSAPPTP; this is encoded by the coding sequence ATGACTTTCTCGATCTATCAGCTCAAGCCAAAATTCCAGCAGTTGCTCAGCCCCTTGCTGAAAGGGCTGGTGCGGTTGCGGGTCACGCCGAACCAGGTCACTGTGCTGGCGCTGTTGCTGTCGCTGGCCTACGGTGTTGCGCTGGCGCTGTTTCCGCATTGCTTGGGGCTGTGGTTCGGCTTGCCGCTATTTCTGTTGCTGCGCATGGGATTGAACGCGATTGACGGCATGCTGGCTAACGCAACCGGGCAAAAGACGCGCCTGGGCGCGCTCTTGAATGAAATGTGCGACCAGGTTTCCGATATGGCCCTGTACCTGCCATTTGCGCTGCTGGCCGGTATTCATGCGCCGTTGCTGGTCATCGTGCTGATGTTGGCCTTGCTGGCAGAGTTTGCCGGCGTGCTGGCGGCAACCATCGGTGCGCCGCGCCGCTTTGACGGCCCGATGGGGAAGAGCGACCGCGCCTTTGCCTTCGGCCTGCTGGCCTGCTTGTCGGCAACAGGGGGGGCGCCGCATTGGCTGAATGCGGCGCTGCTGCTGATACTGGTGTTGTCGCTGTGGACCGTGATCAATCGCCTGCGGCAGGCTCTGCACTTTTCTGCGCCGCCGACACCGTAA
- a CDS encoding phosphatase PAP2 family protein has product MAATAAITWQMRGRHFIINFLVFTLCYPLANLLAAHSNITRNVALPFESALPFVPWMIIPYLSSGMFFAASFAWVRTADDLRVLSQRLLLATVIATLAFAVYPLQFSMARPAIDNPLFAALFGFLSVVDRPYNQLPSLHVAFCFVFWRALQTSFVPTLARILLTAWLALVAMATVFTYQHQFLDVVTGLMLGLATTLLVRHGRTQANVALYYLLAAGVTLLVGALALHSMLAMYLAVSLLLVSLAYARPDRCFLHKRQGRYPFWIWLLYAPYLLGYWLTWCCVRWRERRRPPFIEISERLWIGRRLSAAEAEQLPPRPVVIDLANELSETPALRNGDYHYFPLLDLRLPDAAMIDEIVELLVRKIGEGHTIYLHCAMGYSRSTLIAKHYMEKIAR; this is encoded by the coding sequence ATGGCAGCAACCGCAGCGATCACCTGGCAGATGCGTGGGCGCCACTTTATCATCAATTTCCTGGTCTTCACCCTGTGCTATCCGCTTGCCAACCTGCTGGCGGCGCACAGCAACATCACGCGCAACGTCGCTCTGCCGTTTGAAAGCGCACTGCCGTTTGTGCCATGGATGATTATTCCTTACCTCAGTTCGGGGATGTTCTTTGCCGCCAGTTTCGCCTGGGTGCGCACGGCCGACGATCTGCGCGTGCTCAGCCAGCGCCTGCTGCTGGCGACTGTGATTGCGACCCTGGCGTTCGCCGTCTATCCGCTGCAGTTCAGCATGGCGCGGCCGGCGATTGATAACCCGCTGTTTGCAGCCTTGTTTGGATTTCTGTCCGTGGTAGACCGGCCATATAATCAGCTGCCCTCGCTGCACGTGGCGTTCTGCTTTGTTTTCTGGCGCGCGCTGCAGACATCGTTTGTGCCGACGCTGGCGCGTATTCTGCTGACGGCATGGCTGGCGCTGGTGGCGATGGCCACCGTATTCACTTATCAGCATCAATTCCTGGATGTGGTCACAGGTCTGATGCTGGGGCTGGCGACAACCCTGCTGGTGCGTCACGGCAGAACGCAAGCGAACGTGGCGCTGTACTATCTGCTGGCCGCCGGCGTCACATTGCTGGTTGGCGCGCTGGCGCTGCATAGCATGCTGGCCATGTATCTGGCCGTCAGCCTGCTGCTGGTCAGCCTGGCCTATGCCAGGCCGGATCGCTGCTTCCTGCATAAACGGCAAGGCCGCTATCCGTTCTGGATCTGGCTGTTATATGCGCCATACCTGCTCGGCTATTGGCTGACCTGGTGCTGCGTACGCTGGCGGGAGCGGCGGCGGCCGCCGTTCATTGAAATCAGCGAGCGGCTGTGGATAGGGCGCCGCCTGAGCGCAGCCGAAGCGGAGCAATTGCCGCCGCGGCCGGTAGTCATCGATCTCGCCAACGAACTCAGCGAAACGCCGGCTTTGCGCAACGGTGATTATCACTACTTTCCTTTACTTGACCTGCGCCTGCCGGATGCCGCCATGATCGATGAAATAGTCGAGCTGCTGGTTCGGAAAATCGGCGAAGGGCACACGATCTACCTGCATTGCGCGATGGGCTACAGTCGCTCTACATTGATTGCCAAACACTATATGGAAAAGATTGCCAGATGA
- a CDS encoding patatin-like phospholipase family protein, with the protein MTQTEKYQCCMVMAGGGFRFGYYLGMYAAAVDSGNKPDLLLASCGGAIAAAVIQALPDDAQRKAWISSPAMYQFLCGLQSTPKAAIGRSFMHAVKRGLTAKRAHVIPDLFGDYFFDIPTQLPLPRPQSDPAVAVAIVGGKMLFSKDEVGKPRKQRKLFAETVFGSARTAALLAGMSSPLSEPQWGDNAIAPELLTDTSMPIGDAVRISISDMFYFRCHAHQASHYTGGVVDLFPIELANRLAQRVIMELKAPFSQALAIPAWRAVLGVDGNQRLRHVHSQFADVWIDASDVERVFHKRGMQKQVSWTRNRFRLLMPARYETYLAHVEEQWQYGYQRGLEAFSKPEANHKQHMRNATRHNRGNA; encoded by the coding sequence ATGACGCAAACCGAAAAATATCAATGTTGCATGGTGATGGCAGGCGGCGGCTTTCGCTTCGGCTACTACCTCGGCATGTACGCCGCTGCCGTCGACAGCGGCAACAAGCCGGACCTGCTGCTGGCCAGCTGCGGCGGCGCCATCGCTGCCGCGGTGATCCAGGCGCTGCCCGACGATGCGCAGCGCAAGGCGTGGATCAGCTCGCCCGCCATGTACCAGTTCCTGTGCGGCTTGCAATCGACCCCCAAGGCTGCCATCGGCCGCTCGTTCATGCACGCCGTCAAGCGCGGCCTGACGGCAAAGCGCGCCCACGTCATTCCGGATCTGTTCGGCGACTATTTCTTCGACATCCCGACCCAGCTGCCCTTGCCTAGGCCGCAATCTGACCCTGCGGTTGCGGTAGCGATCGTCGGCGGCAAAATGCTGTTTTCCAAAGACGAAGTCGGCAAGCCGCGCAAGCAGCGCAAGCTGTTCGCCGAGACCGTGTTCGGCTCAGCGCGCACCGCCGCGCTGCTGGCCGGCATGTCCTCGCCCCTGAGCGAGCCGCAATGGGGCGACAACGCCATCGCGCCGGAATTACTGACCGACACCAGCATGCCCATCGGCGACGCGGTACGGATTTCGATTTCGGACATGTTCTATTTCCGCTGCCACGCGCATCAGGCTAGCCACTATACCGGCGGCGTGGTCGATCTGTTTCCTATCGAACTGGCAAACAGACTGGCGCAACGCGTCATCATGGAACTGAAGGCGCCGTTCAGCCAGGCGCTGGCGATTCCGGCCTGGCGCGCCGTGCTGGGGGTCGACGGCAACCAGCGGCTGCGTCATGTGCACAGCCAGTTTGCCGATGTCTGGATCGACGCTTCGGATGTCGAGCGCGTGTTCCATAAGCGCGGTATGCAAAAGCAGGTTTCCTGGACCAGGAACCGCTTCCGCCTGTTGATGCCGGCGCGCTACGAAACCTATCTGGCGCATGTGGAAGAGCAATGGCAATACGGCTACCAGCGCGGACTGGAAGCCTTCTCCAAGCCGGAGGCCAATCACAAGCAGCACATGCGCAACGCCACCAGGCATAATCGAGGCAACGCGTGA